A single Thermosynechococcus vestitus BP-1 DNA region contains:
- a CDS encoding endo-1,4-beta-xylanase, giving the protein MLNWRRFLWLSCLAALLVVACGTSSSSVATDALSQKIEQLRQAPLTVVVENAQGRPIPNARLQLAQQSHAFPFGVALDTEMFRPSPPAAAPWYKQTAQENFNAAVHENALKWYQLEPEQGQLDFTMADTILNWVQAQGWPMRGHTLFWEVEEFNPPWLKTLPPAQLRAAVKNHAMTVCHHYRGRINEFDVNNEMLHGNFFRSRLGEDIVKEMFEWCREGNPEAVLYVNDYGIIEGDRLKDYVEQIRDLLAQGVPIGGIGIQAHLESPLDEAKMQRALDTLAQFNLPLKITEVSVSLADEQQQAQTLRQIYRIGFAHPAVKEILLWGFWAGNHWRPQAGLYRQDFAPKPAAIAYRKLLFEDWWTRVSGRTNAQGQWQGRGYLGRYRLTVAAQGQTQTREFELSQGGTTVTVRL; this is encoded by the coding sequence ATGCTGAACTGGCGCCGCTTTCTCTGGTTGAGCTGCCTAGCCGCTCTTTTAGTGGTTGCCTGTGGTACCTCTTCCTCTTCTGTGGCCACCGATGCCCTCAGCCAGAAAATTGAGCAGTTGCGACAGGCGCCCCTTACCGTTGTCGTTGAGAATGCCCAAGGCCGTCCGATTCCCAATGCCCGCCTCCAACTGGCGCAGCAAAGCCACGCCTTCCCCTTTGGCGTTGCCCTCGATACAGAGATGTTTCGTCCCAGCCCCCCTGCGGCTGCTCCTTGGTACAAGCAGACGGCCCAGGAAAACTTCAACGCTGCGGTCCATGAAAATGCCCTCAAGTGGTACCAGTTGGAGCCAGAACAGGGGCAGCTGGACTTTACCATGGCTGATACGATTCTTAACTGGGTGCAGGCTCAAGGCTGGCCAATGCGGGGGCATACCCTCTTTTGGGAAGTGGAGGAGTTTAATCCCCCTTGGCTAAAAACACTGCCGCCCGCCCAACTGCGAGCAGCGGTTAAAAACCATGCCATGACTGTCTGTCACCACTATCGCGGCCGCATTAACGAGTTTGATGTCAATAATGAAATGCTCCATGGCAACTTTTTCCGCAGTCGCCTTGGTGAGGACATTGTCAAGGAGATGTTTGAATGGTGCCGTGAGGGCAATCCCGAGGCCGTTCTCTATGTCAACGACTACGGCATTATTGAGGGCGATCGCCTAAAGGACTATGTTGAGCAGATTCGCGATCTCTTGGCGCAAGGGGTGCCCATTGGCGGTATTGGTATTCAAGCCCATCTGGAATCTCCCTTGGATGAGGCCAAAATGCAGCGGGCCCTCGATACCCTCGCTCAGTTCAATCTGCCCTTAAAAATTACCGAAGTGAGTGTGAGTTTGGCGGACGAGCAACAGCAGGCCCAGACCCTGCGCCAGATTTACCGCATTGGTTTTGCCCACCCCGCAGTCAAGGAAATTTTGCTTTGGGGCTTTTGGGCGGGGAACCATTGGCGTCCCCAAGCGGGACTCTATCGCCAAGACTTTGCTCCTAAGCCAGCGGCGATCGCCTACCGCAAGCTACTCTTTGAGGACTGGTGGACTAGGGTGAGTGGTCGAACCAATGCCCAAGGCCAATGGCAGGGCCGCGGCTACCTCGGTCGCTATCGCTTAACCGTTGCTGCCCAAGGCCAAACCCAGACCCGCGAGTTTGAACTCTCCCAAGGGGGGACCACTGTAACCGTGCGGCTATGA
- a CDS encoding aldehyde dehydrogenase family protein, which produces MTVATVPLPELERLQQQASQWQRLSPRQRIPYLQAVKVLARRHATEWVTLACEIKGIDPQGLWAGEEWTTGPLGLILKLDHYLYALRHEATPPVRRWRTAPTGQAIAEIVPRNWQERLLWFGVKAEVWLQPNHPPTQGSAYRNPPPPGVAVVLGAGNITSLCLADALYQLVVANRVALLKMNPLLAPLTDCFRKVCAPLIEAGFLEIVEGDAALGEVLCHHPLTQHIHITGSHHTYNRLVWGETAAEQALRKARQQPKLTKPVTAELGNVTPLLMVPGEWTESELAYQARQVASALVHNASFNCIGAQILVTAAGWPQREAFLNALKAQLQGIPSRPAYYPGAIARYESFLADYPQATVLSPSGEGTIPWTLIEGLTPTANPRIFQEEVFCGLLAEVQLPVNDVPAYLATAVTFVNERLWGTLGCSLIIDPRTEASHAEALERAIAQLRYGAIAINAWVSLAYGLGCTPWGAFPGHRPAAIGSGVGVVHNSFLFDYPEKAVVRVPFQLPVTPPWFYGHRTLPQLAQAVIDIYAGGNPLAWLSLLTAALRG; this is translated from the coding sequence ATGACAGTTGCAACCGTCCCGCTTCCCGAGCTGGAACGCCTCCAGCAACAGGCTAGTCAGTGGCAGCGACTCTCGCCGCGGCAGCGGATTCCCTATCTGCAAGCGGTTAAGGTTCTGGCTCGCCGCCATGCCACAGAGTGGGTTACCCTGGCCTGTGAAATTAAGGGGATTGATCCCCAAGGCCTCTGGGCAGGGGAAGAGTGGACAACCGGCCCCCTGGGACTGATTCTCAAGCTGGATCACTATCTCTACGCCCTGCGTCATGAGGCAACTCCCCCTGTACGCCGCTGGCGAACCGCCCCCACCGGTCAGGCGATCGCTGAGATTGTGCCTCGCAATTGGCAAGAGCGCTTACTCTGGTTTGGGGTGAAAGCGGAAGTTTGGCTCCAACCCAATCACCCCCCAACTCAAGGCAGTGCCTACCGTAACCCACCCCCGCCGGGGGTCGCTGTGGTCCTGGGGGCGGGCAATATCACGTCCTTGTGCTTGGCGGATGCCCTCTATCAACTCGTGGTGGCCAATCGAGTAGCACTCCTGAAGATGAATCCCCTCTTGGCCCCCTTGACGGATTGTTTTCGTAAGGTTTGTGCCCCTCTGATTGAGGCGGGTTTCCTGGAGATTGTTGAAGGAGATGCTGCCCTGGGGGAAGTCCTCTGCCACCATCCCTTGACGCAGCACATTCACATTACGGGATCCCACCACACCTACAATCGTCTTGTTTGGGGAGAAACGGCGGCGGAGCAGGCCCTTCGCAAAGCCCGCCAACAACCGAAGTTAACCAAACCGGTGACGGCGGAATTGGGAAATGTCACGCCCTTGCTGATGGTTCCTGGGGAGTGGACAGAGTCTGAGCTGGCCTATCAAGCCCGCCAAGTGGCCAGTGCCCTTGTCCATAATGCCAGCTTCAACTGCATTGGGGCGCAAATCCTCGTCACGGCTGCGGGGTGGCCCCAGCGAGAGGCATTCCTCAACGCCCTCAAGGCACAACTGCAAGGGATTCCGTCGCGTCCTGCCTACTATCCGGGGGCGATCGCCCGCTATGAATCGTTTTTGGCGGACTATCCCCAAGCCACGGTTCTGAGTCCCTCTGGGGAAGGGACAATTCCTTGGACCCTGATTGAAGGCCTCACCCCGACGGCGAATCCTCGTATTTTCCAAGAAGAGGTTTTTTGTGGTCTGTTGGCAGAGGTGCAACTGCCCGTCAATGATGTCCCTGCCTACCTCGCCACTGCGGTGACCTTTGTTAATGAGCGGCTCTGGGGCACCCTTGGCTGTAGTCTCATCATTGATCCACGGACTGAGGCCAGTCATGCAGAGGCGCTGGAGCGGGCGATCGCCCAACTGCGCTACGGTGCCATTGCCATTAATGCGTGGGTCTCCTTAGCCTATGGGCTGGGGTGTACCCCCTGGGGCGCCTTTCCTGGCCATAGGCCAGCGGCCATTGGTTCTGGGGTAGGCGTTGTTCACAATAGCTTCCTTTTCGACTATCCCGAAAAAGCCGTGGTTCGTGTTCCCTTCCAGTTACCGGTGACACCCCCTTGGTTCTATGGCCATCGCACCCTCCCTCAACTGGCTCAGGCGGTCATAGACATTTACGCTGGCGGCAATCCCTTGGCTTGGCTCTCCCTTTTGACGGCGGCTCTGCGGGGCTAG